A single window of Rhizobium sp. SL42 DNA harbors:
- a CDS encoding LysR family transcriptional regulator, protein MLTHQRRFLPSTSALAAFDSVAKLGSFSAAASELALTQGAISRQIGLLEDQLGVKLFERTNRGVELTAIGRNYAKGIGDALATIRTLSLEAMATRDDTHLRLAILPTFGTRWLMPRIPDFLQRNPAVIIDFATRIGQFEFEGSGLDAAIHIGEPNWPGTDCQFLMQEMVAPVCSPAFLDHNPVKRPEDLLGKPLFDMASRPRAWQQWFASLDIADGRGGGMRFEQFSNVVQACLAGLGIALVPTFLIEPELAGGQLVRAWKHEVKSASAYYLVRPLSKMAYAPASAFSAWILEQAREFSAARNETQKI, encoded by the coding sequence ATGCTGACACATCAACGCCGTTTCCTGCCTTCGACCAGCGCGCTTGCCGCCTTCGATTCCGTTGCGAAGCTCGGGAGCTTCTCCGCCGCCGCCAGCGAACTCGCCCTGACGCAAGGCGCGATCAGTCGCCAGATCGGCTTGCTGGAGGACCAGCTTGGCGTCAAGTTGTTCGAACGCACCAATCGCGGCGTCGAATTGACTGCCATTGGCCGCAACTATGCCAAGGGCATTGGCGATGCGCTGGCGACCATCCGCACCCTCTCGCTGGAAGCAATGGCCACCCGCGACGACACCCATCTCAGGCTCGCCATCCTTCCAACCTTCGGTACCCGTTGGCTGATGCCGCGCATCCCTGACTTCCTGCAACGCAACCCCGCGGTCATCATCGACTTCGCCACGCGTATCGGTCAGTTCGAATTCGAGGGATCGGGCCTCGACGCCGCCATCCATATCGGAGAGCCGAACTGGCCCGGCACCGATTGCCAATTCCTGATGCAGGAAATGGTCGCACCTGTCTGCAGCCCCGCCTTTCTGGATCACAATCCGGTAAAGCGGCCGGAAGACCTTCTGGGCAAACCGCTGTTCGACATGGCCTCGCGCCCGCGCGCCTGGCAACAGTGGTTCGCAAGCCTCGACATCGCCGACGGACGGGGCGGCGGCATGCGTTTCGAGCAGTTTTCCAATGTGGTGCAGGCCTGCCTGGCCGGCCTCGGCATTGCCCTTGTTCCGACCTTCCTGATCGAGCCCGAACTCGCCGGCGGCCAGCTGGTGCGTGCCTGGAAACACGAAGTCAAAAGTGCCAGCGCCTATTATCTCGTTCGACCCTTGTCGAAGATGGCCTATGCACCGGCAAGTGCCTTTTCAGCATGGATTCTTGAACAGGCAAGGGAGTTTAGCGCAGCCCGCAACGAGACGCAGAAGATCTAG
- the pbpC gene encoding penicillin-binding protein 1C → MPGWRALIGAAAMTVSMTAMALFVLDTADHYYPPPIGTARLVSTEILDRNGELLRAFATRDGLWRLKTTTEDVDPALIRMLLAYEDRRFESHAGVDPLALGRAAWQLLTNGRVVSGASTLSMQVARLIEPRRERSLTAKVIQIARALQLERRLSKQQILDLYLTHAPYGGNLEGVRAASLAWFGKEPKRLTTAEAALLVALPQLPERRRPDRFPDQALKARARVLDRAADAKALDQNEIALAASAELPRQRRQLPAFAAHLAEAARRKAPQAERHQTTILRPVQAKLEQVALKAVRELDPKVSLALLMADATTGEIVAEVGAASYFDASRSGWIDMTRAQRSPGSTLKPFIYGLAFEQGLVAQETIVEDRPADFFGYRPKNFDMHYQGDVSIRQALQLSLNVPAVRLLDGVGPSRLMVRMRRAEVRPLLPPNEAPGLAIALGGVGIALKDLVQLYAGLANRDQPVQLGDGIREQPALLENQPLFEPMAAWNIADILGAVLPPAGSPPAGIAYKTGTSYGYRDAWSVGYDGKYVLGVWIGRPDNAAVPGISGYATAAPVLFEAFAKSGLAGTPLPRAPAGAARLAQSDLPVSLRRFSTGTNGLVATSTRERPPQIIYPPEGAQIELGKDASGAFLPLIVKMQAGRAPFRWLANGKPMEASTRRRTGAWQPEGTGQSTLTVIDADGRAASVNIFIRS, encoded by the coding sequence ATGCCCGGCTGGCGCGCCCTGATCGGAGCAGCGGCCATGACCGTCAGCATGACGGCCATGGCCCTCTTCGTGCTCGACACAGCCGACCATTACTATCCGCCACCGATCGGTACGGCCCGCCTCGTGTCCACCGAAATCCTCGATCGCAACGGCGAATTGCTGCGTGCCTTTGCCACCCGGGATGGCCTCTGGCGACTGAAGACCACAACCGAAGACGTCGATCCTGCATTGATCCGGATGCTGCTTGCCTATGAGGACCGTCGTTTCGAAAGCCATGCCGGCGTGGACCCGTTGGCGCTCGGCCGCGCAGCCTGGCAATTGCTGACCAATGGACGGGTCGTATCCGGCGCCTCGACGCTGTCCATGCAGGTCGCACGCCTGATCGAGCCCCGTCGCGAACGCTCGCTGACGGCAAAGGTGATCCAGATTGCCCGCGCCCTGCAATTGGAACGGCGTCTGTCGAAACAGCAGATCCTCGATCTATACCTGACTCACGCTCCCTACGGCGGCAACCTTGAGGGCGTGCGTGCCGCAAGCCTTGCCTGGTTCGGCAAGGAGCCGAAACGCCTGACGACAGCGGAAGCGGCACTTCTTGTCGCCCTGCCACAACTTCCCGAACGCCGACGACCGGATCGTTTCCCGGATCAGGCCTTGAAGGCCCGCGCACGTGTCCTTGATCGAGCCGCCGATGCGAAGGCGCTCGACCAAAATGAAATCGCCCTTGCCGCCAGTGCCGAACTGCCGCGACAGCGCAGGCAACTTCCGGCCTTTGCCGCTCACCTCGCAGAAGCCGCGCGCCGCAAGGCGCCACAGGCAGAAAGGCACCAGACGACGATCCTGCGCCCCGTTCAGGCCAAGCTTGAGCAGGTGGCACTCAAGGCGGTCCGCGAACTCGATCCGAAGGTCTCGCTCGCTTTGCTGATGGCAGACGCCACCACCGGCGAGATCGTTGCCGAAGTCGGTGCCGCCAGCTATTTCGACGCCAGCCGGTCCGGCTGGATCGACATGACCCGCGCCCAGCGCTCGCCCGGCTCGACATTGAAACCCTTCATCTACGGCCTAGCCTTCGAGCAAGGTCTGGTGGCGCAGGAAACGATTGTCGAAGACCGCCCTGCAGATTTCTTCGGCTACCGCCCCAAGAATTTCGACATGCACTACCAGGGCGACGTCAGCATCCGCCAGGCCCTGCAATTGTCGCTGAACGTTCCAGCCGTGCGCCTGCTGGACGGTGTCGGCCCCTCGCGACTGATGGTGCGCATGCGCCGTGCGGAAGTCAGGCCGCTGCTGCCGCCGAATGAGGCGCCCGGCTTGGCAATCGCCCTTGGCGGCGTGGGCATTGCCTTGAAGGACCTCGTCCAGCTCTATGCCGGTCTCGCCAATCGCGATCAGCCGGTGCAACTGGGCGACGGGATCCGCGAGCAACCCGCCTTGCTGGAAAACCAGCCGCTGTTCGAACCGATGGCGGCGTGGAATATTGCCGACATCCTTGGTGCCGTCCTGCCGCCGGCCGGCAGTCCACCGGCCGGCATCGCCTACAAGACCGGCACCAGTTACGGATACCGTGACGCCTGGTCGGTCGGCTATGACGGAAAATACGTCCTGGGCGTCTGGATCGGCCGCCCCGACAATGCCGCCGTCCCCGGGATCTCCGGCTATGCCACCGCCGCACCGGTTCTCTTTGAAGCCTTTGCCAAGTCGGGTCTTGCCGGCACTCCCTTGCCCCGCGCACCCGCTGGCGCAGCCCGCCTCGCCCAATCCGACTTGCCGGTCAGCCTGCGCCGCTTCTCGACAGGGACGAACGGACTGGTTGCCACCTCAACCCGCGAGCGACCGCCACAGATCATCTATCCGCCGGAAGGCGCCCAGATCGAACTCGGCAAGGATGCAAGTGGTGCTTTCCTACCGCTGATCGTCAAGATGCAGGCCGGACGCGCACCTTTTCGCTGGCTGGCCAATGGCAAGCCAATGGAAGCATCGACGCGCCGCCGCACGGGCGCATGGCAACCGGAAGGCACCGGACAATCCACCCTGACCGTCATCGATGCCGATGGTCGAGCAGCCAGCGTCAATATCTTCATTCGCTCATAG
- a CDS encoding acyl-CoA dehydrogenase has translation MSEMQPFSWSDPFLMSDLLNEDERMIQDAAAAFAKAELAPRVNEAYLGETVEPELFKLMGQAGLLGVTLPEKYGAADANYVSYGLVAREIERVDSGYRSMMSVQSSLVIYPIYAYGSEEQKDKYLPGLVSGELIGCFGLTEPDAGSDPGGMKTRAEKIEGGYRLKGSKMWISNAPIADVFVVWAKSEVHGGEIRGFVLEKGMKGLSAPKIGGKLSLRASVTGEIVLDSVEVGEDALLPNVSGLKGPFGCLNRARYGISWGVLGAAEDCWHRSRQYGLDRKQFGKPLAGTQLFQKKLADMQTEISLGLLASLRVGRLIDDHKFAPEMISIVKRNNCGKALDIARMSRDMHGGNGIQIEYHVMRHAQNLETVNTYEGTHDVHALILGRAQTGIQAFF, from the coding sequence ATGAGCGAGATGCAGCCCTTTTCCTGGAGCGATCCCTTCCTGATGTCCGATCTGCTCAACGAAGACGAGCGGATGATCCAGGATGCAGCCGCAGCTTTCGCCAAAGCGGAGCTCGCGCCCCGTGTCAACGAAGCCTATCTTGGTGAAACGGTCGAGCCGGAGCTGTTCAAGCTGATGGGGCAGGCGGGTCTGCTCGGCGTAACGCTGCCGGAAAAATATGGCGCTGCGGATGCCAATTACGTGTCCTACGGCCTCGTGGCGCGCGAGATCGAACGGGTGGATTCCGGCTATCGCTCGATGATGAGCGTGCAGTCCTCGCTGGTGATCTATCCGATCTATGCCTACGGCTCGGAAGAACAGAAGGACAAGTATCTGCCGGGTCTCGTCTCTGGCGAGCTGATCGGCTGCTTCGGCTTGACCGAACCGGATGCCGGCTCTGACCCGGGCGGCATGAAGACACGTGCCGAGAAGATCGAAGGCGGCTATCGCCTCAAGGGTTCGAAGATGTGGATCTCGAACGCACCGATCGCCGATGTTTTTGTAGTCTGGGCGAAATCGGAAGTGCATGGCGGAGAAATTCGTGGCTTTGTGCTGGAAAAGGGCATGAAGGGTCTGTCAGCCCCGAAAATCGGCGGGAAGCTTTCACTGCGCGCTTCGGTGACTGGTGAAATCGTGCTGGACAGCGTCGAAGTCGGCGAGGATGCGCTGCTTCCGAATGTCTCCGGCCTGAAGGGTCCGTTCGGCTGCCTCAACCGCGCCCGCTATGGCATTTCCTGGGGTGTGCTTGGCGCTGCCGAGGATTGCTGGCATCGTTCCCGCCAGTATGGCCTTGATCGCAAGCAGTTCGGCAAGCCGCTGGCCGGCACGCAGCTCTTCCAGAAGAAGCTCGCCGACATGCAAACCGAAATCTCGCTGGGTCTGCTCGCGTCCCTGCGTGTTGGTCGCCTGATCGACGATCACAAGTTCGCCCCGGAAATGATCTCGATCGTCAAGCGCAACAATTGCGGCAAGGCTCTCGATATCGCCCGCATGTCGCGCGACATGCATGGCGGCAACGGTATCCAGATCGAGTACCACGTCATGCGCCACGCGCAGAATCTCGAGACGGTCAACACCTACGAGGGAACCCACGACGTGCACGCTCTGATTCTGGGTCGCGCCCAGACAGGCATCCAGGCATTCTTCTAG
- a CDS encoding OsmC family protein, with protein sequence MSGLKTRPVGATATLGRTGYPHLVSDTGGTLEIATGASQPGFNPIDLLHAALAACLTMSARIAVRELGLADSLSEVVARVTGDKAKDGPSRIARFHVNMHFKGTLTPQQQSAVVHRAEEICTVSNSLASRPVIEIGEF encoded by the coding sequence GTGTCAGGACTGAAGACGCGACCGGTCGGTGCGACCGCAACACTTGGCAGAACCGGCTACCCGCACCTCGTATCCGACACCGGCGGTACGCTCGAAATCGCCACGGGGGCATCCCAACCGGGCTTTAATCCCATTGACCTGCTACACGCCGCCTTGGCCGCATGTCTGACCATGAGCGCACGCATTGCAGTGCGCGAGCTTGGTCTGGCGGATAGTCTCAGTGAAGTCGTGGCCAGGGTAACGGGGGACAAGGCAAAGGATGGGCCTTCCCGTATTGCGCGCTTTCACGTCAACATGCATTTCAAAGGCACTCTCACGCCACAACAACAGTCGGCTGTAGTCCATCGCGCCGAAGAGATCTGCACCGTCAGCAACAGTCTTGCATCAAGACCGGTGATCGAGATCGGCGAATTCTAG
- a CDS encoding diguanylate cyclase translates to MYAVAVLNSEALAAFRSEYPWLDFPEDICEVSLFLDDNRAPTRLTAFKQDALGARHAANVDDFGVETILALVRYAPQVGSKLENSPEEARFWSLLENLPIADGVTPIEEVEEQRRLKLEAAYRLTRQIAVEQFDNLMEADSVKHDAARLQKLIAQLPETLSAVDEGHKSLFLEVDLWRLVAVLRDELSLPADYDLIQRDDADGYSPAYMEQAEAAAMSDPVIQVLFDLSPVAFSISTIGQNTSRYIRVNKAYLDLVGHSWENIRGHEMVASGVVVGSEKRAYRLMLLDRDAGYDGQIAEIHNAAGETVPVSISARRLFVAGQFYDFEVLTRVAEA, encoded by the coding sequence ATGTATGCCGTTGCGGTTCTGAATAGTGAGGCGCTGGCGGCGTTCCGCAGTGAATATCCCTGGCTCGACTTTCCGGAAGACATCTGTGAGGTCAGCCTGTTTCTCGATGACAACCGTGCTCCAACCCGGCTGACTGCATTCAAGCAGGATGCGCTCGGTGCAAGGCATGCGGCCAATGTTGACGATTTCGGTGTCGAGACCATCCTGGCGTTGGTCCGCTATGCACCCCAGGTCGGTTCGAAGCTGGAAAATTCACCCGAGGAAGCGCGTTTCTGGTCCCTGCTCGAAAATCTCCCTATAGCCGACGGCGTAACGCCGATCGAAGAGGTTGAGGAGCAGCGCAGGCTGAAGCTGGAGGCTGCCTACAGGCTTACACGCCAGATTGCGGTTGAGCAGTTCGACAATCTGATGGAAGCCGACTCCGTAAAGCATGACGCCGCGCGGCTGCAAAAGCTGATTGCTCAGTTGCCGGAAACCTTGAGTGCAGTCGATGAGGGCCATAAGTCACTGTTTCTCGAAGTGGATCTCTGGCGGCTTGTGGCAGTCCTACGCGACGAGCTGTCGCTTCCGGCAGACTACGACCTCATACAGCGCGATGATGCGGATGGGTATTCCCCAGCGTATATGGAACAAGCGGAAGCGGCAGCCATGTCCGATCCGGTCATACAGGTGCTGTTCGACCTTTCTCCGGTTGCGTTTTCCATCTCGACCATTGGCCAGAATACCTCCCGCTACATCAGGGTCAACAAGGCTTACCTCGACCTCGTCGGCCATAGCTGGGAAAACATTCGCGGGCATGAAATGGTTGCTTCCGGCGTAGTGGTCGGAAGCGAGAAGCGAGCCTACAGGCTGATGTTGCTCGATCGCGACGCGGGCTACGATGGCCAGATTGCCGAAATTCACAATGCGGCGGGCGAAACCGTACCGGTGTCGATTTCGGCGCGACGTCTGTTCGTGGCGGGCCAGTTCTACGACTTCGAGGTTTTGACCCGGGTGGCGGAGGCGTAA
- a CDS encoding alpha-2-macroglobulin family protein: MLKHLAKAILALALGMVFLAPMAGAQDSRRIETVQDGDYFGFDLRTEKNVSLDECEASCIADGSCRAFTYNPKVQWCFLKSDYDQLNTFVGAIAGRIVENVAEADIGAPPRLTFLSEQLLTDARDQRANLTLSDEQSGLGRESLIDTARAAFTSGNLDAAIFSLKGALSIDPDDAATWLEMARFANSVTGNTSYSGEAVMASINGYQLTRGASVRAEALASMARGLDNSENYRAAINAYKASLELESSPAVQAELGELRARKGFRVVGNTVDSDSANPRVCVEFSEQLVKRGVDYAPFVTLDGKAPKALEAKNSQICVEGLEHGGRYKLAIRAGLPSSVDESLDAPVELDLYVRDRTATVRFTGDSFVLPSTARRGIPLVSVNSDSAKLELFRIGDRNIAPLLAASQFLTQLDGYGASRVRDETGELVWQGTVDIANDINKEVVTSIPIDEALPTRKPGIYVLTAVSPTSTSEDWDSRATQWFVVSDIGLSTFAGTDALHVFARSLASAAPLEGVELQLIAKNNEILATATTDADGKASFDAGLMRSGAALAPAVIAARKGGDDNVFLDMTRAGFDLSDRGVTGRPAPGPVDILSWTERGIYRPGETVHAAALARDTQADAIGDLPLTFVFSRPDGVEFRRMAVTSETLGGYAVDLPLLANSMRGTWTVAIHTDPKKTAIAQSSFLVDDFVPDRLDFDMTSEAKSVAPDETFTVSVDGKYLYGAPAAGLGLEGEINIRPTSSNPAYERYVFGLSDEEEAEDVRIPLEDLEPLDDDGKTDIDVAVSDLPSTTRMLNAEVVLRLREGGGRAVERKLTMPVQSATALIGIKPEFTGELAENTNAQFNLIAVGPDGQKQAMPGAHWKLVKLEQNYQWYREGSSWRYEPITTTTQVADGTIDIAAEGTALSVPVAWGRHRLEVEQAGANGAASSTQFDAGWFVSASSTETPDALEIGLDKQNYRVGDTARLKISPRFAGQVLVTIGTDSLVTSQTADVPAGGTEIEVPVTADFGAGSYVTATLFRPGDAEESRMPARAIGITWLTVDPGSEKLALTLTPPAKTLPRQPLEIPIEVAGAGIGEEAYVMVSAVDVGILNLTRYETPDPETYYFGQRRLGLELRDLYGRLIDGSLGATGRLRMGGDGGQVALSGNPPREKLVAFFSGPVKLGADGKAVVSFDIPQFNGTARVMAVAWSKTGVGHAETDVVIRDPVVVTASMPKFLAPGDDANLRLDIAATDAPTGNYTLAISSNDAVEVDPSGATQQIALTAGETSTVVIPLTAATTGQGQLDIALSGADGVAVSQSLDLTVRPSTLPITERQVVALAPGQSLTVSGDLLADSILQGASVSLNVSRASFDVPALLMALDRYPYGCAEQTTSRALPLLYFDELAKLSGLPEDEAISKRVQDAIYRVLAYQSSSGSFGLWAPGSESLWLDAYVTDFLTRAREKKYDVPEEALVQALQNLQNRIAYDTDIKSRGNEIAYSLYVLARNRKASLSDLRYYADTMLQDFPTPLSKAHLAAALSLYGDAERSSSTFLEAAGMSEQARISKVSFVRSDYGSQLRDSAGVLALAAESRPVPPVVPVLAKLVADEWNEKQVLSTQEQTWMLLAARALQQDDAGLELEVNGGARDGAYAATMPGEALLQSPVTLTNRSNDPVSAAITTVAAPFEAPAAGGNGFDITRTYYTLDGEEANITETQQNARYVVVLTVTESDDWPAQLLVTDLLPAGFEIDNPSLVDSATLANFEWIGQTQAAHLEFRSDRFVAALDRQAEDNSEITLAYVVRAVSPGTFALPAASVEDMYRPQLSARTAAGNMSVSAAE, encoded by the coding sequence ATGTTAAAGCACCTTGCAAAGGCCATCCTCGCGCTCGCACTGGGTATGGTTTTCCTTGCGCCGATGGCGGGCGCCCAGGACAGCCGCCGCATAGAAACCGTCCAGGACGGCGACTATTTCGGTTTTGACCTTCGCACGGAAAAGAACGTTTCTTTGGACGAATGCGAAGCGAGCTGCATTGCCGACGGTTCCTGCCGCGCCTTTACCTACAATCCCAAGGTACAATGGTGCTTTCTCAAGTCTGACTACGATCAACTGAACACATTCGTCGGCGCCATTGCCGGTCGCATCGTCGAAAACGTGGCCGAAGCCGATATCGGCGCCCCGCCCCGCCTGACATTCCTCTCGGAACAGCTCCTGACCGATGCACGCGACCAGCGCGCCAACCTGACGCTGTCGGACGAACAGAGCGGCCTCGGTCGTGAAAGCCTGATCGATACGGCACGTGCGGCTTTCACCAGCGGCAATCTCGACGCGGCAATTTTCTCCCTGAAAGGCGCTCTGTCGATCGATCCCGACGACGCAGCAACCTGGCTCGAAATGGCCCGCTTCGCCAATTCCGTCACCGGCAACACCAGCTATTCCGGCGAAGCCGTGATGGCCTCGATCAACGGCTATCAGCTGACCCGTGGTGCTTCCGTACGCGCCGAAGCCTTGGCGTCGATGGCCAGAGGCCTCGACAACTCGGAAAACTACCGCGCCGCGATCAACGCATACAAAGCGAGCCTCGAACTCGAATCCAGCCCGGCGGTCCAGGCGGAACTCGGCGAGTTGCGCGCCCGCAAGGGATTTCGCGTCGTTGGCAACACGGTCGATTCCGACAGTGCCAATCCGCGTGTCTGCGTCGAATTCTCGGAGCAACTGGTCAAACGCGGCGTCGACTATGCGCCTTTCGTGACGCTCGACGGCAAGGCGCCGAAAGCGCTCGAAGCCAAGAACAGCCAGATCTGCGTCGAAGGTCTTGAGCATGGCGGCCGCTACAAGCTCGCAATTCGCGCCGGCCTGCCCTCTTCCGTCGACGAAAGCCTGGACGCACCGGTCGAGCTTGATCTCTATGTTCGCGACCGCACGGCTACCGTGCGCTTCACCGGTGACAGTTTCGTCTTACCATCCACGGCCCGTCGCGGCATCCCGCTGGTGTCGGTCAACAGCGACAGCGCCAAGCTCGAACTCTTCCGTATTGGCGACCGCAACATCGCTCCGCTTCTGGCTGCTTCGCAGTTTCTCACCCAGCTCGACGGTTACGGCGCAAGCCGCGTGCGCGACGAGACCGGCGAACTGGTCTGGCAGGGCACGGTCGACATCGCCAATGACATCAACAAGGAAGTCGTCACCAGCATTCCGATCGATGAGGCGCTGCCGACGCGCAAGCCCGGCATCTATGTGCTGACTGCCGTCTCACCCACCTCGACCAGCGAAGACTGGGATAGCCGCGCCACCCAGTGGTTCGTTGTCTCCGACATTGGCCTCTCGACCTTTGCCGGTACCGACGCCCTGCATGTCTTTGCCCGCTCGCTGGCATCCGCCGCGCCGCTTGAAGGGGTTGAACTGCAACTGATTGCCAAGAACAACGAGATTCTGGCAACGGCGACGACCGATGCCGATGGCAAGGCGAGTTTCGATGCCGGCCTGATGCGCTCGGGCGCCGCCCTTGCGCCGGCCGTCATTGCCGCACGCAAGGGCGGTGACGACAACGTCTTTCTCGACATGACCCGCGCCGGCTTCGACCTCTCCGACCGGGGCGTCACCGGCCGCCCCGCCCCCGGCCCGGTGGACATCCTTTCCTGGACCGAGCGCGGCATCTATCGCCCCGGCGAAACCGTGCATGCGGCAGCGCTCGCCCGCGACACCCAGGCCGATGCGATCGGTGACCTGCCGCTGACATTCGTCTTTTCTCGCCCCGACGGCGTCGAGTTTCGCCGCATGGCGGTGACCAGCGAAACCCTGGGTGGCTACGCCGTGGATCTGCCGCTGTTGGCAAACTCCATGCGAGGCACCTGGACGGTTGCGATCCACACCGATCCGAAAAAGACTGCGATCGCGCAATCGTCCTTCCTGGTCGATGACTTTGTTCCGGATCGCCTGGATTTCGACATGACCAGCGAAGCCAAGAGCGTTGCGCCTGATGAGACTTTCACTGTCTCTGTCGATGGGAAATATCTCTACGGCGCTCCGGCAGCGGGCCTTGGCTTGGAAGGCGAAATAAATATCCGCCCGACCAGCAGCAACCCGGCCTATGAGCGCTACGTCTTCGGCCTGTCCGATGAGGAAGAGGCTGAGGATGTTCGTATCCCGCTGGAAGACCTGGAACCGCTCGATGATGATGGCAAGACCGACATTGACGTAGCCGTGTCCGATCTGCCGTCAACCACCAGGATGCTCAACGCTGAAGTGGTTCTGCGCCTGCGCGAAGGCGGCGGCCGGGCTGTCGAGCGCAAGCTTACTATGCCAGTCCAGTCGGCAACGGCCCTGATCGGCATCAAGCCGGAATTCACCGGCGAACTTGCGGAGAACACCAACGCGCAGTTCAATCTGATTGCCGTTGGTCCCGATGGCCAGAAACAGGCCATGCCCGGAGCCCACTGGAAGCTGGTCAAGCTCGAGCAGAATTACCAATGGTATCGCGAGGGCTCGTCCTGGCGATATGAGCCGATCACCACGACCACGCAGGTCGCCGATGGCACGATCGACATCGCCGCCGAGGGCACCGCCCTTTCCGTTCCTGTCGCTTGGGGTCGTCATCGTCTCGAGGTCGAGCAGGCAGGCGCAAATGGTGCGGCCTCCAGCACCCAATTCGATGCCGGTTGGTTTGTCTCGGCAAGCTCCACCGAGACCCCGGACGCCCTGGAAATCGGCCTCGATAAGCAAAACTACAGGGTCGGCGACACAGCCAGGCTCAAGATCTCGCCACGCTTTGCCGGCCAGGTCCTGGTAACCATCGGCACCGATAGCCTCGTCACGTCGCAGACGGCCGATGTTCCGGCGGGTGGTACGGAAATCGAGGTGCCGGTGACCGCCGATTTTGGCGCTGGTTCCTATGTCACTGCCACGCTGTTTCGTCCCGGTGACGCCGAGGAAAGCCGCATGCCCGCCCGCGCCATCGGCATTACCTGGCTAACCGTCGATCCCGGCAGTGAAAAGCTTGCATTGACGCTGACACCGCCGGCAAAGACCCTGCCCCGCCAACCGCTGGAAATTCCCATCGAGGTTGCCGGCGCCGGCATCGGCGAAGAAGCCTATGTGATGGTGTCGGCCGTCGACGTCGGCATCCTTAACCTGACGCGCTACGAGACGCCCGATCCGGAAACCTACTATTTCGGCCAGCGCCGTCTCGGCCTTGAACTGCGTGACCTCTACGGTCGGCTGATCGACGGCTCGCTTGGCGCGACGGGTCGGTTGCGCATGGGCGGCGATGGAGGACAGGTTGCCCTGTCCGGCAATCCGCCGCGTGAAAAGCTGGTCGCGTTCTTCTCCGGTCCGGTGAAGCTCGGCGCCGACGGCAAGGCGGTTGTCTCCTTCGACATCCCGCAGTTCAACGGCACAGCCCGTGTCATGGCGGTCGCATGGTCGAAGACCGGGGTCGGCCATGCCGAAACGGATGTCGTGATCCGTGATCCGGTCGTCGTCACCGCCAGCATGCCGAAATTCCTTGCGCCCGGAGACGATGCCAACCTGCGTCTCGACATCGCCGCAACCGATGCCCCGACCGGCAACTACACGCTGGCCATCAGCAGCAACGACGCCGTCGAAGTTGATCCATCCGGGGCGACGCAACAGATTGCGCTGACTGCCGGCGAGACCAGCACCGTGGTCATCCCGCTGACGGCGGCAACCACGGGACAGGGTCAGCTCGACATTGCGCTGTCCGGCGCCGACGGTGTTGCCGTCAGCCAGTCGCTTGACCTGACCGTACGCCCCTCGACCTTGCCGATCACCGAGCGCCAGGTCGTGGCACTTGCCCCCGGCCAGAGCCTGACGGTCAGCGGCGATCTGCTCGCCGACAGCATCCTGCAGGGTGCGTCCGTCAGCCTCAACGTCTCGCGTGCCAGCTTCGACGTGCCGGCGCTCTTGATGGCACTCGACCGCTATCCCTATGGCTGCGCCGAGCAGACGACCAGCCGTGCCCTGCCCCTGCTCTATTTCGACGAACTGGCCAAGCTTTCCGGCCTGCCGGAAGACGAGGCGATCAGCAAGCGCGTGCAGGATGCGATCTACCGCGTGCTCGCCTACCAGTCGTCCAGCGGCTCCTTCGGCCTGTGGGCACCGGGCTCTGAAAGCCTCTGGCTCGACGCCTATGTCACCGATTTCCTCACCCGCGCCCGCGAAAAGAAGTACGACGTGCCGGAAGAAGCCCTGGTTCAGGCACTGCAGAACCTGCAGAACCGCATCGCCTATGACACAGACATCAAGAGCCGGGGCAACGAGATCGCCTATTCGCTCTACGTGCTGGCCCGCAATCGTAAGGCGTCATTGAGCGACCTGCGCTACTATGCCGACACGATGCTGCAGGACTTCCCGACCCCTTTGTCCAAGGCGCATCTGGCCGCCGCATTGTCGCTCTATGGTGACGCAGAGCGCTCCAGCAGCACCTTCCTCGAAGCAGCCGGCATGTCGGAACAGGCGAGGATCTCCAAGGTCAGCTTCGTCCGCTCGGACTACGGCTCGCAGCTGCGCGACAGCGCCGGTGTTCTGGCCCTTGCCGCTGAAAGCCGTCCGGTTCCGCCGGTTGTGCCTGTCCTCGCCAAGCTCGTGGCCGATGAATGGAACGAGAAGCAGGTACTCAGCACACAGGAGCAAACCTGGATGTTGCTCGCGGCGCGCGCGCTGCAGCAGGACGACGCCGGTCTGGAACTTGAGGTCAACGGCGGTGCCCGCGATGGTGCCTATGCGGCGACAATGCCGGGTGAAGCGCTTCTGCAATCGCCGGTGACGCTGACCAACCGCAGCAATGATCCGGTCAGTGCCGCAATCACCACGGTCGCGGCTCCCTTCGAGGCTCCGGCGGCGGGCGGAAACGGCTTCGACATCACGCGAACCTACTACACGCTGGATGGTGAGGAAGCCAACATCACCGAAACACAGCAGAACGCGCGCTATGTCGTTGTCCTGACCGTCACGGAATCGGATGACTGGCCGGCCCAGCTGCTGGTCACCGACCTGCTGCCGGCAGGTTTCGAGATCGACAATCCAAGTCTCGTCGACAGCGCAACACTCGCCAATTTCGAATGGATCGGGCAAACCCAGGCTGCCCATCTCGAATTTCGCAGCGATCGCTTCGTCGCGGCACTGGACCGCCAGGCCGAAGACAACAGCGAAATCACCCTCGCTTACGTCGTGCGCGCTGTATCGCCAGGCACATTCGCACTCCCGGCGGCCTCGGTCGAGGACATGTATCGCCCCCAGTTGTCGGCGCGCACGGCGGCCGGTAACATGAGCGTATCCGCGGCCGAGTGA